The proteins below are encoded in one region of Amycolatopsis acidiphila:
- a CDS encoding response regulator transcription factor yields the protein MPTQPGTAGVAPLSRRGAHVVLADDDVLMREGLASLLDRSGFEVVGQAGNSVELLALARSARPELAIIDIRMPPGHSVEGLEAARVIREELPGTAILVLSAHAEVNEAMDLLAGGERLGYLLKSRVTDMAEFIRTVERIIAGGSVVDTSLVQELVKARRRRDPLDVLSPREREVLALMAEGASNAGIAERIFVTEGTVEKHVRSILTKLDLPESGTDHRRVLAVLRFLEAR from the coding sequence ATGCCCACACAGCCCGGGACGGCCGGTGTTGCTCCGCTCAGCCGGCGTGGCGCGCACGTCGTGCTCGCCGACGACGACGTCCTGATGCGCGAAGGCCTCGCCAGCCTGCTCGACCGGTCGGGGTTCGAGGTCGTCGGCCAGGCGGGAAACAGCGTCGAACTGCTCGCGCTGGCCCGTTCGGCCAGGCCGGAGCTGGCGATCATCGACATCCGGATGCCACCTGGGCACTCCGTCGAGGGTCTCGAGGCGGCGCGGGTGATCCGTGAGGAACTCCCCGGCACGGCCATCCTCGTGCTGTCGGCGCACGCCGAGGTGAACGAGGCCATGGATCTGCTGGCGGGCGGTGAGCGCCTCGGCTACCTGCTCAAGAGCCGGGTGACCGACATGGCGGAGTTCATCCGGACGGTCGAGCGGATCATCGCGGGAGGTTCGGTGGTGGACACCTCCCTGGTGCAGGAGCTCGTGAAGGCCCGCCGCCGGCGTGATCCGCTCGACGTGCTCTCGCCGCGTGAACGCGAGGTACTGGCCCTGATGGCCGAGGGTGCCTCCAACGCGGGTATCGCCGAACGGATCTTCGTGACCGAGGGCACGGTCGAGAAGCACGTCCGCAGCATTCTCACCAAGCTCGACCTACCGGAGAGCGGCACCGATCACCGGCGGGTGCTGGCCGTGCTGAGGTTCCTCGAAGCGCGCTGA